From the genome of Vibrio porteresiae DSM 19223, one region includes:
- a CDS encoding methionine aminotransferase: MIHTPVSSRTKLDDVGTTIFSVIGELSSRYKAINLSQGAPNFACDSELIKGVTRAMENNHNQYAVMTGYGLLRERIAEKIQNVYGRSYDVEREILVTASASQGIYSTISALVHPGDEVIYFEPSFDSYAPIVRLQGAKAIPLKLQSPDFGINWDEVRATITSKTKMIIINTPHNPTGQVLNKADLDELAAITRNTDIVILSDEVYEHIVFDDKPHCGMATHSELAARSVIISSFGKTFHVTGWRVGYCVAPQALMDEVVKVHQFLMFSADTPMQYAFAEYMKDPQTYLHLAKFYQHKRDLMISSLAESPFELIPSSGSFFLLASYGHLSQEKDSDVVTRLIKEQGVATIPLSAFYTDGTDNKVIRLSFAKDDATIIAGAQALCRARFD, translated from the coding sequence ATGATTCACACTCCCGTTTCATCGCGCACTAAATTGGATGATGTTGGTACCACCATATTTTCTGTTATTGGTGAATTATCCAGCCGTTACAAAGCCATCAACTTATCTCAAGGTGCTCCTAACTTTGCCTGTGATTCTGAGTTGATCAAAGGCGTAACGCGCGCGATGGAGAATAACCATAACCAATACGCTGTGATGACAGGGTACGGGTTACTGCGTGAGCGCATCGCGGAAAAAATCCAGAATGTCTATGGGCGCTCATACGATGTAGAACGGGAAATTCTGGTCACCGCCAGTGCTAGCCAAGGGATCTATTCAACGATTTCTGCGTTAGTTCATCCAGGCGATGAAGTGATCTATTTCGAACCCTCTTTCGATAGCTATGCTCCGATTGTTCGTTTGCAAGGTGCTAAGGCGATCCCGCTTAAATTGCAGTCGCCTGATTTTGGTATTAACTGGGATGAAGTGCGTGCCACCATTACCAGCAAAACCAAAATGATCATCATCAACACTCCGCATAACCCGACAGGGCAAGTGCTAAACAAAGCGGATCTTGATGAGCTGGCTGCTATTACCCGTAATACTGACATCGTGATTTTGTCTGACGAAGTTTACGAGCACATCGTGTTTGATGATAAACCCCATTGCGGCATGGCCACTCACAGCGAGTTAGCGGCGCGCAGTGTGATTATTTCTTCTTTTGGGAAAACCTTCCATGTGACAGGTTGGCGTGTGGGGTATTGTGTTGCGCCACAAGCTTTGATGGACGAAGTGGTGAAAGTTCACCAGTTCCTTATGTTCTCAGCGGATACACCAATGCAGTATGCGTTTGCTGAGTACATGAAAGATCCACAAACCTATTTGCATCTGGCGAAGTTTTACCAACATAAACGTGACTTGATGATCTCATCTCTGGCTGAAAGTCCGTTTGAACTAATTCCAAGCAGTGGTTCTTTCTTCTTGCTCGCCAGCTATGGACACTTAAGCCAAGAGAAAGACAGTGATGTGGTGACCCGTTTAATCAAAGAACAAGGGGTTGCAACCATTCCACTTTCCGCGTTTTATACTGATGGCACAGATAACAAAGTGATTCGTCTGTCGTTTGCGAAAGACGATGCGACCATCATTGCCGGCGCACAGGCACTCTGTCGCGCTCGGTTTGATTAA
- a CDS encoding LysR substrate-binding domain-containing protein yields MSRRTPPFNALYAFVITAKHLNFTHAANELCVTQGAVSRQIATLEEYLGFAVFNRLARGLSLTAQGQEILPELQKAYDQLLSVTEKASLQRSEIRLKAPTCSMRWLVPKLMQFQQEKPHIHVSLTTTTDHDVNFRTENFDAGIVFRAAHGEGHHGLKLFEEAISPVIASHIAPSDLNISLEKYTLLHPTQDQTDWSLWLKETHHIAPNSHKHQYFNTMDLAISAAVQGFGIAMADVHLVEDDIRMKRLVKPFAENVKTGASYYLVHRSSSNSSQVLEEFISWFYSVAESADT; encoded by the coding sequence ATGTCACGACGCACACCACCATTTAATGCTCTGTATGCTTTTGTTATTACTGCAAAACATCTAAATTTCACCCATGCGGCTAATGAGCTGTGCGTGACGCAAGGTGCTGTCAGTCGTCAAATTGCCACCTTAGAAGAGTACTTGGGCTTTGCGGTATTTAACCGCCTGGCGCGCGGATTATCCTTAACCGCGCAAGGACAAGAGATCTTGCCTGAGCTGCAAAAGGCGTATGACCAACTGCTGAGCGTAACTGAAAAGGCGAGTTTGCAGCGCAGTGAAATTCGTTTAAAAGCCCCCACCTGTTCAATGCGTTGGTTAGTACCTAAGCTGATGCAATTTCAACAAGAAAAGCCGCATATTCATGTCTCGTTGACCACCACAACCGATCACGACGTCAACTTTCGTACTGAGAATTTTGATGCTGGGATCGTGTTTCGCGCCGCTCATGGTGAAGGTCATCATGGACTCAAGCTATTTGAAGAGGCGATTTCACCGGTGATCGCCTCCCACATTGCCCCGTCGGATCTCAATATTTCCTTAGAGAAATACACCTTACTGCATCCAACGCAAGATCAAACCGACTGGTCACTGTGGCTCAAAGAGACCCACCACATAGCGCCTAATTCCCATAAACATCAGTATTTTAATACCATGGATTTAGCAATTAGTGCGGCGGTACAAGGCTTTGGCATCGCCATGGCAGATGTCCATTTGGTCGAAGATGATATTCGCATGAAGCGCCTCGTTAAACCGTTCGCTGAAAACGTAAAAACCGGTGCCAGTTATTATCTGGTACACCGGTCTTCATCCAACTCTTCTCAAGTATTAGAAGAGTTCATCAGCTGGTTTTACAGTGTTGCAGAAAGCGCTGACACATGA
- a CDS encoding iron-containing alcohol dehydrogenase family protein: protein MSNTIMKLPFPGQILRGKGALNDFLPAVATKGHRLFVIGGERALASVMPKLDLCLAQNAEHNFVVQTQWFGGETSQTNIDRLVKLAKEFKADVIVGVGGGKAIDTGKAVGESLGLPVATIPTIAATCASNSSVSVVYHDNGHYDYIYKLENAPAFVVLDSALIAEAPLRWLAAGLGDTLAKWYEFRAIAEKAPQCALNMSAFSNGRLCYDVINRYGEEAVAEVTRKEAGFALEQVMDAIFIFAALTSTMGVGDHVAAAHAIYDGFTVIDKTREFGHGLLVGFGNLCLLSLEGRPDSEIIDAIQLAKRCAVPVSLNEIAADLTEEELFLVAQAAVATSDMDNMPIKVSIEQTIAAMHHVSALSATL from the coding sequence ATGTCAAACACAATAATGAAACTCCCGTTCCCTGGCCAAATTTTACGTGGTAAAGGGGCGCTAAATGATTTTCTGCCTGCCGTTGCAACCAAAGGCCATCGCCTATTTGTGATTGGTGGTGAGCGCGCTTTGGCCAGTGTGATGCCTAAATTGGATCTCTGCCTTGCCCAAAATGCAGAACACAATTTTGTGGTGCAAACGCAGTGGTTTGGTGGTGAAACATCGCAAACCAATATCGACCGTTTAGTGAAATTGGCAAAAGAATTCAAAGCCGATGTCATCGTCGGTGTTGGGGGTGGTAAAGCAATTGATACTGGTAAAGCCGTAGGTGAAAGCCTAGGTTTGCCTGTGGCTACCATTCCCACCATCGCTGCAACCTGCGCTTCAAACTCTTCTGTTTCCGTGGTTTACCATGATAACGGCCACTACGATTACATCTATAAGTTAGAAAATGCTCCTGCTTTTGTGGTGTTAGACAGCGCACTCATTGCTGAAGCTCCGCTGCGTTGGTTAGCCGCAGGCCTTGGGGATACATTAGCGAAATGGTATGAATTTCGCGCAATTGCTGAAAAGGCACCTCAATGTGCGTTGAATATGTCAGCATTTAGTAATGGTCGTTTGTGTTACGACGTTATCAATCGCTATGGCGAAGAAGCGGTTGCGGAAGTGACGCGTAAAGAAGCCGGTTTTGCCCTTGAGCAAGTGATGGATGCGATCTTTATTTTTGCTGCGTTGACCTCAACCATGGGTGTAGGCGATCACGTTGCTGCTGCACATGCAATTTACGATGGGTTTACCGTGATTGATAAGACTCGCGAATTTGGCCACGGTTTGCTAGTGGGTTTTGGTAACTTGTGCCTATTGTCTTTGGAAGGTCGTCCTGACTCTGAAATCATTGATGCGATTCAGTTAGCAAAACGTTGTGCTGTGCCGGTATCACTTAATGAGATTGCCGCTGATCTTACTGAAGAAGAGCTCTTCTTAGTTGCTCAAGCTGCGGTTGCCACCAGCGATATGGATAACATGCCAATCAAAGTCTCTATCGAGCAGACCATTGCGGCGATGCATCATGTGTCAGCGCTTTCTGCAACACTGTAA
- a CDS encoding L-lactate dehydrogenase yields the protein MSIKTRKVAVIGVGRVGSHVASHLVTRGLCDELVLIDKDTQKAESHRIDLRDGAAFGYHRMTISCGEYSDLDDADVVVISASGPIVEENRLLELDNNLSIINEVATKLKATKFNGVVISITNPCDVVAQYFHELTGFSVIGTGTLIDSARLRAALSRETGISPRYIQAYCLGEHGNSQFVAQSHVSFMGVPLAECLKDQSGRFDGLDFAALQHEVIRAGWDIFKGKSATEFGISTAACELIDAIFHDDGRVLPCSTLLKGQYGQHDVYASTPCVIGKEGVQTILELSLTSEEQDLMTQTCNIIKKHRPTVK from the coding sequence ATGAGTATCAAAACCAGAAAAGTAGCCGTTATCGGCGTTGGACGAGTGGGTTCACATGTGGCTAGCCATCTTGTGACTCGTGGGTTGTGTGATGAATTGGTTTTGATTGATAAGGATACTCAGAAAGCAGAAAGTCATCGTATCGACTTACGCGACGGTGCCGCTTTTGGTTATCACCGTATGACCATCAGTTGTGGTGAGTATTCCGATCTGGATGATGCTGACGTTGTTGTCATCAGTGCTAGTGGTCCTATTGTGGAAGAGAACCGCTTGCTTGAATTGGATAACAACCTGAGCATCATTAATGAAGTGGCGACTAAGCTCAAAGCCACCAAGTTCAACGGTGTGGTGATTTCAATTACCAACCCATGTGATGTAGTTGCGCAATATTTTCATGAACTGACCGGTTTTTCCGTTATCGGGACAGGCACCTTAATCGACTCTGCACGTTTGCGCGCGGCGCTGTCTCGTGAAACTGGCATCTCGCCACGTTATATCCAAGCCTATTGTTTAGGTGAACACGGTAATAGCCAGTTTGTAGCACAAAGCCATGTTTCTTTTATGGGTGTACCATTAGCTGAGTGCCTAAAAGATCAATCTGGTCGTTTCGATGGATTGGATTTTGCCGCACTACAACACGAAGTGATTCGTGCCGGTTGGGATATTTTTAAAGGCAAAAGTGCCACTGAATTTGGTATCAGCACCGCAGCTTGTGAGCTGATCGATGCCATCTTCCACGATGATGGTCGTGTCTTACCTTGTTCAACCCTGCTCAAAGGTCAATATGGTCAGCACGATGTCTACGCCAGTACGCCTTGTGTGATTGGTAAAGAGGGCGTGCAAACCATTCTTGAACTGAGCCTAACGTCTGAAGAACAAGACCTAATGACGCAAACTTGTAACATCATTAAAAAGCACCGTCCAACGGTAAAATAA
- the hisP gene encoding histidine ABC transporter ATP-binding protein HisP: MMNTTKLAVSNLHKKYGNHEVLKGVSLEAKAGDVISIIGSSGSGKSTFLRCLNFLEKPCAGEIFVNGKAIQMKADAEGELNVVNKKELQNLRTQLTMVFQHFNLWEHMTVLENVIAAPVNVLKMPKAEAIKRAEMYLDKVGIDAKARQKYPAQLSGGQQQRVSIARALTMEPEVLLFDEPTSALDPELVGEVLKIMQQLAEEGKTMVVVTHEMGFARHVSNHVVFLHQGKIEEQGAPEEVLGNPKSERLQQFLSGALK, from the coding sequence ATGATGAATACAACAAAACTCGCAGTCAGCAACCTGCATAAAAAATATGGTAATCACGAGGTATTAAAAGGCGTTTCTCTTGAAGCGAAAGCCGGTGATGTGATCAGTATTATTGGTTCATCCGGTTCAGGTAAAAGTACCTTCTTACGTTGTTTGAATTTCCTTGAAAAGCCCTGTGCGGGCGAAATTTTCGTTAATGGTAAAGCCATTCAGATGAAAGCGGATGCTGAAGGTGAACTGAACGTAGTGAATAAAAAAGAGCTACAAAATCTACGCACACAGTTGACTATGGTGTTCCAACACTTCAATCTATGGGAACACATGACAGTGCTAGAAAACGTCATTGCAGCTCCGGTCAATGTGTTAAAAATGCCTAAAGCAGAAGCCATTAAACGTGCAGAAATGTATCTTGATAAAGTAGGGATTGATGCCAAGGCTCGCCAGAAATACCCAGCGCAACTCTCTGGTGGTCAACAGCAACGTGTATCGATTGCACGTGCGTTAACCATGGAGCCAGAAGTTTTGCTGTTCGACGAACCGACTTCAGCCCTCGACCCAGAACTTGTGGGTGAAGTACTCAAAATCATGCAGCAATTGGCGGAAGAAGGAAAAACCATGGTGGTGGTGACCCATGAAATGGGCTTTGCACGCCATGTGTCCAACCATGTGGTGTTCTTACATCAAGGAAAGATAGAAGAACAAGGCGCTCCTGAGGAAGTCTTAGGAAATCCAAAGAGCGAACGACTTCAGCAATTCCTCTCCGGAGCTCTCAAATAA
- a CDS encoding ABC transporter permease has product MIEILQQYGISFLWTDGYHLTGVAVTLWLLVVSVSIGFCISIPLSVARVSSYKIFSVPVWLFSYVFRGTPLYVQLLVFYSGVYTLGFVRDTEFLNWFFRSGYNCVLLSLVLNTCAYTTEIFAGSIRETKAGEVEAARAYGFSTWAMYTKIIIPSALRRAMPSYSNEVIMMLHSTSLAFAATVPDILKIARDVNAATYMPFHAFGIAAVIYLIISLILISLFKRAEKRWLKHLAPASQNA; this is encoded by the coding sequence ATGATTGAGATTTTACAACAGTACGGCATCTCTTTCTTATGGACCGATGGATACCACCTAACAGGTGTCGCCGTGACCTTGTGGTTATTGGTGGTGTCAGTTTCGATTGGTTTTTGTATCTCGATTCCACTTTCAGTTGCCCGCGTATCGTCATACAAGATTTTCTCGGTGCCTGTGTGGCTATTCTCCTACGTATTTCGTGGTACGCCACTCTATGTGCAGCTGTTGGTGTTCTACTCCGGCGTTTATACGTTGGGCTTTGTGCGTGATACCGAGTTTTTAAACTGGTTCTTCCGTAGTGGTTATAACTGTGTGTTGCTCTCTTTGGTGCTGAACACTTGTGCTTACACCACGGAAATTTTTGCCGGTTCGATTCGTGAAACCAAAGCGGGTGAAGTGGAAGCTGCGCGCGCTTATGGCTTTAGCACTTGGGCGATGTACACCAAGATCATTATCCCTTCAGCACTGCGCCGCGCCATGCCTTCTTACAGTAACGAAGTGATCATGATGCTGCACTCAACGTCGCTGGCCTTTGCGGCAACCGTGCCGGATATTTTGAAAATTGCGCGTGATGTTAACGCTGCGACTTACATGCCGTTCCATGCCTTTGGCATTGCGGCAGTGATTTACTTAATTATTTCTCTAATTTTAATTAGCTTGTTTAAACGAGCAGAAAAACGCTGGCTGAAACATTTAGCTCCTGCGTCACAGAATGCATAG
- a CDS encoding ABC transporter permease → MLHEYVSILHDYQSIIWQSSVVTIQLALLSVLVAIVLGLVSAIAKLFGSKPLAIIADCYTTLIRGVPDLVLMLVIFYGLQMALNSVTESLGMDQIDIDPFSAGVITIGFIYGAYFTETFRGAFMTVSKGQIEAGVAYGFTPAQVFIKIIFPLMMRFALPGLSNNWLVTMKATALVSIIGLVDIVKVTQDAGKGTYHFFFFTIVAGVLYLMFTTISNLVFWWLNRVFSTGHKKAQL, encoded by the coding sequence ATGCTACACGAGTATGTAAGCATATTACATGACTATCAAAGCATAATTTGGCAGAGTTCAGTGGTCACTATTCAATTGGCATTATTGTCGGTGTTGGTGGCGATTGTCTTAGGACTTGTCTCTGCGATAGCAAAATTATTTGGTTCAAAACCTCTCGCTATCATTGCTGATTGTTATACAACCTTGATTCGTGGTGTGCCGGATTTGGTACTGATGTTGGTGATTTTCTATGGCCTGCAGATGGCGCTCAACAGCGTGACAGAATCTCTGGGCATGGATCAAATTGATATCGACCCATTCTCTGCTGGTGTGATAACCATCGGCTTCATCTACGGTGCCTACTTTACCGAAACGTTCCGCGGCGCATTTATGACGGTCTCTAAAGGTCAGATTGAAGCGGGTGTGGCATACGGTTTTACTCCGGCGCAAGTCTTTATCAAAATCATCTTCCCTCTGATGATGCGTTTTGCTCTGCCAGGTCTATCGAATAACTGGCTGGTGACCATGAAAGCGACTGCTTTGGTCTCCATTATTGGCTTAGTCGATATTGTGAAAGTGACGCAAGATGCAGGGAAAGGAACTTATCATTTCTTCTTCTTTACTATCGTCGCTGGTGTGCTTTATCTGATGTTTACCACGATTTCCAATTTGGTGTTCTGGTGGTTGAACCGCGTCTTTTCTACTGGACATAAGAAGGCACAGCTATGA
- the xylA gene encoding xylose isomerase, producing the protein MNEFFSNVKPIRFEGNTTENPLAFRHYDPDKMILGKSMKDHLRFAACYWHSLTWPGADIFGTGTFERPWMQPGNVLELAHAKADVAFEFFSKLNVPYYCFHDVDVSPEGANIREYVNNLAEMVDVLGKKQEETGVKLLWGTANAFSNPRYMAGAASNPDPKVFAYAATQIFNAMKATKTLGGQNYVLWGGREGYETLLNTDLRQERQQLGRLMQMVVENKHKIGFKGTILIEPKPQEPTKHQYDYDVSAVYGFLKQFGLENEIKVNIEANHATLAGHSFQHEIATAISLGIFGSIDANRGDPQLGWDTDQFPNSVEENALVVYEILKAGGFTTGGFNFDARLRRPSIAPEDLFYGHIGGMDTMALALEKAAAMIENDLLAKNIAQRYAGWNEPLGKAILSGDHSLESLAKYAVDSNIQPVKESGRQEYLENIVNRFLF; encoded by the coding sequence ATGAATGAGTTCTTCTCCAACGTGAAACCAATTCGATTTGAAGGCAATACCACTGAAAACCCACTTGCGTTTCGTCACTACGATCCAGACAAAATGATTTTGGGTAAATCGATGAAAGATCATCTTCGTTTTGCTGCGTGTTATTGGCACAGTTTGACTTGGCCCGGTGCCGATATTTTTGGTACAGGCACATTTGAACGTCCTTGGATGCAACCAGGTAATGTACTTGAGTTGGCGCATGCGAAAGCCGATGTTGCGTTTGAATTCTTCTCCAAATTGAATGTCCCTTATTACTGTTTCCATGATGTGGATGTGTCACCTGAAGGGGCCAATATTCGCGAATACGTCAATAACTTGGCAGAGATGGTCGACGTGTTAGGTAAAAAACAGGAAGAAACCGGAGTAAAACTGCTGTGGGGCACTGCCAATGCATTCTCTAATCCTCGCTATATGGCAGGGGCAGCAAGTAACCCAGATCCTAAAGTGTTTGCCTACGCTGCCACTCAGATCTTCAATGCGATGAAAGCGACCAAAACCTTAGGCGGTCAAAATTATGTGTTGTGGGGCGGCCGTGAAGGTTATGAAACTCTGCTGAATACCGACCTGCGTCAAGAACGTCAGCAACTCGGTCGATTGATGCAGATGGTGGTGGAAAACAAACACAAAATCGGTTTTAAAGGCACGATTTTGATCGAACCTAAACCTCAAGAACCAACCAAACACCAATACGATTACGATGTGTCTGCTGTGTATGGTTTCTTGAAACAGTTCGGTTTGGAAAATGAGATCAAAGTGAACATTGAAGCTAACCATGCAACCTTAGCTGGGCATAGCTTCCAACATGAAATCGCTACCGCAATTTCTCTAGGTATCTTTGGTTCTATTGATGCGAATCGTGGTGACCCTCAACTGGGTTGGGACACTGACCAGTTCCCAAACAGTGTGGAAGAAAACGCCCTCGTTGTTTACGAAATTCTTAAAGCAGGTGGTTTTACTACCGGTGGCTTTAACTTTGATGCACGTTTACGTCGACCATCTATTGCTCCAGAAGATCTGTTCTACGGTCATATCGGTGGTATGGATACCATGGCGCTCGCGTTAGAAAAAGCCGCCGCCATGATTGAAAATGACCTTCTGGCGAAGAACATTGCACAGCGTTACGCAGGCTGGAATGAACCGCTAGGCAAAGCCATTCTCAGCGGCGACCATTCACTGGAATCGCTAGCGAAATATGCAGTGGATAGCAATATCCAACCTGTCAAAGAATCAGGTCGCCAAGAGTACTTGGAAAACATCGTCAATCGCTTCCTGTTTTAG
- a CDS encoding sugar porter family MFS transporter yields the protein MNNQISVLRLTLVVALGGLLFGYDTAVISGATEALQNYFDLTSTELGFAASSALIGCVLGALISGETSSKYGRRGALFIAALLFLISAIGSAIPQNYWTFVIYRIIGGVGVGIASMVSPMYIAEVAPPKKRGGLVACNQFAIIFGMLVVYFVNYGIALLGTEQWLNQTGWRYMFASETLPAGLFLVLLFFIPETPRWLVMKGRNDEAHALLQSLSPGDNIEGQWQEIKASLTHHSSPSIMAAGLMGVLVIGIMLSVLQQVTGINVFLYYAPTILKGFSSSSIDLALLQTILVGAVNLSFTAVAIFTVDKFGRRPLMMLGSFLMAISMIAIGTAAYMDAIGGYLLIFVLLYIAAFALSLGPVVWVLLSEIFPNHIRSKALSIAVFAQWAANFVVSQTFPMMNDHESTIYKAFNGGFPFWLYGIMGLFTVYFIYRWVPETKGLSLEQLESLWHKKETRVPQHTSLHLK from the coding sequence ATGAATAACCAGATAAGTGTGCTGAGGCTAACCTTAGTCGTCGCACTCGGAGGTTTGCTGTTCGGCTACGATACAGCGGTCATCTCCGGCGCAACGGAAGCACTGCAAAACTACTTTGATTTAACCTCTACTGAACTTGGCTTCGCCGCCTCTTCTGCACTGATAGGTTGTGTTCTCGGTGCGTTGATTTCTGGTGAAACAAGCTCCAAATATGGTCGTAGAGGCGCTCTATTCATTGCTGCGTTACTGTTTTTGATTTCCGCGATTGGTTCGGCGATTCCGCAAAACTACTGGACCTTTGTTATCTATCGCATTATCGGCGGGGTTGGTGTGGGTATCGCCTCCATGGTTTCCCCTATGTACATTGCTGAAGTCGCACCACCTAAAAAACGCGGTGGCTTAGTGGCTTGTAACCAATTTGCGATTATCTTTGGGATGTTAGTGGTCTATTTCGTTAACTATGGCATTGCACTACTCGGTACAGAGCAGTGGCTAAACCAAACCGGTTGGCGTTATATGTTCGCCTCAGAAACCCTGCCTGCAGGTCTGTTCTTGGTTTTATTGTTCTTTATTCCAGAAACGCCACGTTGGTTGGTCATGAAAGGACGAAACGATGAAGCTCATGCGCTGCTGCAATCGTTAAGCCCTGGCGACAATATCGAAGGTCAATGGCAAGAGATCAAAGCCTCACTGACTCATCACAGCAGCCCTTCCATCATGGCCGCTGGTTTAATGGGCGTATTGGTGATTGGCATCATGCTTAGCGTGTTGCAACAAGTGACAGGGATTAACGTATTCCTTTACTACGCTCCAACAATCTTGAAAGGCTTTAGCTCCTCTTCAATTGATTTAGCGCTGCTGCAAACCATCTTGGTGGGCGCGGTGAACTTAAGTTTTACCGCTGTGGCTATCTTCACTGTCGATAAATTTGGTCGTCGCCCACTGATGATGTTGGGATCATTTCTGATGGCGATCAGTATGATAGCAATTGGTACGGCTGCGTACATGGATGCGATTGGCGGCTATCTGCTGATTTTCGTGCTGCTCTACATTGCCGCGTTTGCTCTTTCTCTTGGTCCAGTGGTTTGGGTATTGCTCTCCGAAATCTTTCCCAACCACATTCGTTCTAAAGCACTTTCCATTGCGGTATTTGCCCAATGGGCCGCTAACTTTGTGGTGTCACAAACCTTCCCAATGATGAATGACCACGAAAGCACAATCTATAAAGCATTTAATGGCGGATTTCCATTCTGGTTATACGGCATTATGGGCTTATTTACGGTCTACTTTATCTATCGCTGGGTACCGGAAACCAAAGGGCTGTCTTTGGAACAACTTGAATCGCTGTGGCATAAGAAAGAGACGCGCGTACCGCAACACACCTCTTTGCATCTAAAATAG
- a CDS encoding XylR family transcriptional regulator: MNKNYQISLLFNANKAYDRQVMEGIGEYLQASQSRWNIFIQEDFTTDIEQFHNWRGDGVIADFDNPSIVQLLSQATIPVVGIGGSYGKQEDYPPVPYVATDNVKLIEMAFEHLKHKGLEKFAFYGIPDDSWERWAIERESAFVNVMEREGYDYSVFRGSATNSKTWQFDMNRLSDWLQQLPTPIGIIAVTDARARHLLQMCEDLNLMVPDKVAVIGIDNEEVTRYLTRVSLSSVGQGTKSMGYAAAKLLDKMLNGTRWSPAQLPRILIPPTQVYARQSSDYEGVDDPYVVHAMHFIRQNACKGIKVEQVLDHVGVSRTNLEARFKLQRGHSLHQEIHQAKLERASYLLENSELPISDIADVCGYPSIQYLYSVFKKAYNKTPKEYRVGGD, from the coding sequence ATGAATAAGAACTACCAAATTTCGTTACTGTTTAATGCCAATAAAGCCTATGACCGACAGGTAATGGAAGGTATTGGCGAATATTTACAGGCTTCGCAATCGCGTTGGAATATTTTTATTCAAGAAGACTTTACTACCGATATTGAACAATTTCACAACTGGCGTGGTGATGGAGTGATAGCGGATTTTGATAATCCGAGCATTGTTCAATTGTTGTCTCAAGCAACCATTCCTGTGGTGGGAATCGGCGGATCTTATGGCAAGCAAGAGGACTATCCGCCCGTCCCTTATGTGGCAACCGATAATGTCAAATTGATTGAAATGGCGTTTGAGCACCTTAAACATAAGGGCTTAGAAAAGTTCGCTTTTTATGGCATTCCCGATGATTCTTGGGAGCGTTGGGCGATAGAACGAGAAAGCGCCTTTGTGAATGTGATGGAGCGCGAAGGGTATGATTACTCAGTGTTTCGTGGCAGTGCGACCAACTCCAAAACATGGCAATTTGATATGAACCGTTTGTCGGATTGGCTGCAACAACTTCCGACGCCGATTGGCATTATTGCGGTGACCGATGCGCGTGCTCGGCACCTTTTGCAAATGTGTGAAGACCTCAACTTGATGGTGCCGGATAAGGTGGCGGTGATTGGTATCGATAATGAAGAGGTGACTCGTTATCTCACGCGAGTCTCGTTAAGCTCTGTGGGGCAAGGCACCAAATCTATGGGTTACGCGGCGGCTAAACTGCTCGACAAAATGCTTAATGGAACCCGTTGGTCACCGGCGCAATTACCACGCATATTAATTCCACCCACTCAGGTTTATGCCCGGCAGAGCTCGGATTATGAAGGAGTCGATGACCCCTATGTGGTTCATGCGATGCACTTTATTCGGCAAAATGCCTGCAAAGGGATCAAAGTAGAGCAAGTGCTTGATCATGTGGGAGTATCGCGTACTAATCTTGAAGCTCGCTTTAAGCTGCAGCGTGGTCATTCGCTCCACCAAGAGATTCATCAGGCGAAGTTAGAACGGGCAAGTTATCTATTGGAAAACAGTGAATTGCCGATTTCTGATATTGCCGATGTGTGTGGTTACCCCTCTATCCAATATCTCTATTCTGTGTTTAAAAAGGCCTATAACAAAACCCCAAAAGAGTATCGCGTTGGCGGTGATTAA